A portion of the Lolium rigidum isolate FL_2022 chromosome 1, APGP_CSIRO_Lrig_0.1, whole genome shotgun sequence genome contains these proteins:
- the LOC124678213 gene encoding glutamic acid-rich protein-like, whose protein sequence is MSRCFPFPPPGYEAKRRSEDKDLLKKEKQKTKKHKKERKDRGKRERKEKSQDHRNGKHKKKHQGEKHKDRTKKKERKGERRHALEQGTQKNDDLDNRRPKQIVRNEAVKDSKHRDELTSQITVQEGHANNTERLLPRSIESFGVVGSEEKERTSISRANEKSGQSGQDNHATENGKGKTRVLNCRSLQGGPAEKHSTGIHGSNGVGLQQDSSKGVFATTAAIQQKRRIISSTNAAQRTEQVDQRSISSSHSAYGKGDIMTTMTEKKNGSANNFHSRMDKELVGGKKGAEQGNAKIKEGKANHQKVVKDGDRGHDVNHKAVKDIDRDHNVKKRKARDGNEGKVREKRNVGHEQKRKELDVQGTKKNCIHEMESAHLNGNKFISDDVKKRKDLNTNNSLHEHGMRMTKLPRTSANHLRVNGKALKHSQGTAPCSSTLSAGTTPCEADMLQDIKECYNDGIAGSRYLEKHKSLVSSASYDSSEVYLTPPHPDTKYLSQVYSIPAADDCSEYIDQDWLFSGDLVHRKSTEAAEPLQVWAEAQPMDSADVVAMPYIVPL, encoded by the exons ATGTCTCGGTGCTTCCCATTCCCGCCTCCGGGATATGAGGCGAAGCGCAGGAGTGAGGACAAGGATCTGCTAAAGAAG GAAAAGCAAAAGACGAAGAAGCACAAAAAGGAAAGAAAGGATCGgggaaagagagaaagaaaagagaagagtcaAGATCATAGGAATGGTAAGCACAAGAAGAAACACCAAGGAGAGAAGCACAAAGATAgaacaaagaaaaaggaaagaaaaggagagAGAAGACACGCTTTGGAACAAGGAACTCAGAAGAATGATGATCTTGACAATAGAAGACCAAAACAAATAGTACGTAATGAAGCAGTGAAAGATAGCAAGCATAGAGATGAGTTGACTAGCCAAATCACAGTCCAAGAAGGTCATGCAAACAACACTGAAAGGTTGCTTCCTCGAAGCATTGAGTCCTTCGGTGTTGTAGGTTCTGAAGAGAAGGAAAGAACTTCTATCAGTAGAGCGAATGAGAAATCTGGGCAATCTGGTCAGGACAACCATGCCACTGAAAACGGCAAGGGTAAAACTCGAGTGCTGAACTGTAGGAGCCTTCAAGGTGGACCGGCTGAAAAACATTCCACTGGAATACATGGTAGTAATGGAGTAGGCCTGCAACAGGATAGCTCTAAAGGTGTATTTGCTACTACTGCAGCCATTCAACAGAAGCGCAGAATTATATCAAGCACAAATGCTGCACAGAGAACTGAGCAAGTTGACCAACGCTCTATTAGTTCTTCTCATTCTGCGTATGGAAAAGGTGACATCATGACCACCATGACGGAGAAGAAGAATGGGAGTGCTAACAATTTTCATTCCAGGATGGATAAGGAGTTGGTAGGAGGCAAAAAGGGAGCAGAGCAAGGGAATGCAAAGATTAAAGAGGGAAAAGCTAATCATCAGAAGGTTGTTAAAGATGGAGATAGAGGTCACGATGTAAATCACAAGGCTGTCAAAGACATAGACAGAGATCACAATGTAAAGAAAAGAAAG GCCAGAGACGGAAATGAAGGCAAAGTCAGGGAGAAAAGAAATGTTGGACATGAGCAGAAGCGCAAAGAGCTTGATGTACAAGGGACAAAGAAGAACTGTATTCATGAAATGGAGTCGGCTCATCTTAATGGGAACAAGTTCATTTCTGACGATGTCAAGAAAAGGAAAGACTTAAACACTAACAATTCTCTACATG AGCATGGTATGCGGATGACTAAGTTACCAAGAACATCTGCTAATCATCTTCGTGTAAATGGGAAAGCGCTGAAGCATTCTCAGGGAACTGCACCTTGTTCTTCCACATTATCAGCTGGCACAACTCCTTGTGAGGCAGACATGCTTCAAGATATCAAGGAATGCTACAATGATGGCATCGCCGGATCTCGCTATCTGGAGAAACACAAATCTTTAGTTTCTTCAGCCAGCTATGACAGTAGTGAAGTCTATCTGACACCACCTCACCCTGATACCAAGTATCTGAGCCAAGTGTACTCCATACCAGCAGCTGACGACTGCTCGGAGTACATTGATCAAGACTGGCTGTTTTCTGGGGACCTTGTTCACCGGAAATCAACGGAGGCCGCAGAACCACTCCAAGTTTGGGCTGAAGCACAGCCGATGGATTCTGCTGATGTAGTTGCCATGCCTTATATCGTTCCGTTATGA
- the LOC124649376 gene encoding probable glucan endo-1,3-beta-glucosidase A6, translating into MERYANDTRVTQPFRKHHWWNVVKNEAKWKGQHGPGSGTDSGSKRSRLGPFGEYSSSDATGDTEEERPTGRDRAKSAAHQNQRAFNKTPAEMGAPSSFLCALLLLAAFACHFNGDLIALRSHGRRHHSRSHGHDHDHVHGLGVNYGTIGDNLPTAAHSVKLLRSVKAGAVKIYDANQDILHALAGTGIPVSVMVPNEIIPKIAASRRNARRWVAKNLSRHPRVKIIYLLVGNELLSNQAIAGSTWGKIVPAMKNLRRALHSYKLGHVKLGTPLAMSALSASFPPSAGEFREDIAESVMKPLLQFLSDTRSYFFIDVYPYFAWVGNQKDILLDYALFQSHTTDNVVDPGSKLIYTNLLDQMLDATIAAMAKLGYPDVPLAISETGWPSGGGDGANVVNAETYNRHLATRMSHTPGTPARPDTSMPVFVFSLYNEDLKPGAGTERHWGMFYPNGSSVYDVDLTGKHYYAPPPPGPGPVPVPPPGPAPGPVPPPGPPDNNPTDEGVWCVLATGKPVNETAVQIALNYACEHGGAATCAAIQQGGACFEPNTIDAHASYAFNSYWQKFKKTGATCSFNGLAVKTTKDPSYGTCKFPTSSDQPAKGKWCVLSTSKPVNETAVEAGLNYACGQGGTATCAAIQPGGTCFEPNTLDAHASYAFNSYWQQFKKTGATCSFNGLAETTTNDPNAPSLYVVDVTNAGHGSCKFPTSSDETVKGEWCVLEIGSGNAVNETAVEAGLNYACGKATCAAIQPGGACYEPNTLDSHASYAFNSYWQQFKNTGATCSFNGLAVKTTKDPRKTGSEPVNATPSSGFRYFAQGNNPTMAHTVAREEGNLGIAISSGLPEDSVMSSKHSTVSLNGENNIGDITKKNVKTPGTRVYLGGRYSSEDIVAFGGISAREMDVRKNQLSTKC; encoded by the exons atggagaggtacgcGAATGACACAAGAGTGACTCAGCCGTTCAGAAAGCACCACTGGTGGAATGTCGTAAAaaatgaagcgaagtggaaaggacaacatggtcctggtagtggaaccgACTCCGGTTCCAAGAGAAGCCGTCTAGGACCTTTCGGTGAGTACAGCTCTAGCGACGCGACGGGCGACACGGAGGAAGAGCGTCCAACGGGCCGCGATAGGGCCAAGTCCGCGGCAC ATCAGAATCAACGCGCATTCAACAAAACGCCCGCAGAAATGGGGGCGCCCTCCTCCTTCCTctgcgccctcctcctcctcgccgccttcgcCTGCCACTTCAATGGTGATCTCATCGCGCTCA GGTCGCACGGGCGGCGGCATCACTCCCGCAGCCACGGCCACGACCATGACCACGTCCACGGCCTGGGCGTCAACTACGGCACCATCGGCGATAACCTCCCCACGGCGGCGCATTCCGTCAAACTCCTCCGCTCGGTGAAGGCGGGCGCCGTCAAGATCTACGACGCCAACCAGGACATCCTCCACGCGCTGGCCGGCACGGGCATCCCGGTCTCCGTCATGGTGCCCAACGAGATCATCCCCAAGATCGCCGCGTCCCGCCGGAACGCGCGCAGGTGGGTGGCCAAGAACCTCTCTCGGCACCCCCGGGTCAAGATCATATACCTCCTCGTCGGCAACGAGCTTCTCTCCAACCAGGCCATCGCGGGATCCACGTGGGGCAAGATCGTCCCCGCGATGAAGAACCTCCGCCGCGCCCTCCACTCCTACAAGCTCGGCCACGTCAAGCTCGGCACCCCGCTCGCCATGAGCGCACTGTCGGCGTCCTTCCCGCCGTCCGCCGGCGAGTTCCGCGAGGACATCGCCGAATCCGTCATGAAGCCACTGCTCCAGTTCCTCAGCGACACCCGCTCCTACTTCTTCATCGACGTGTACCCGTACTTCGCGTGGGTGGGCAACCAGAAGGACATCCTGCTCGACTACGCGCTCTTCCAGAGCCACACCACCGACAACGTCGTCGATCCGGGCTCAAAGCTCATCTACACCAACCTGCTCGACCAAATGCTCGACGCCACCATCGCCGCCATGGCCAAGCTCGGCTACCCCGACGTGCCGCTGGCCATCTCGGAGACCGGCTGGCCCAGCGGAGGAGGTGACGGCGCCAATGTAGTCAACGCCGAAACCTACAACCGCCACCTCGCCACGCGGATGTCCCATACACCCGGCACGCCAGCGCGCCCGGATACCTCGATGCCCGTGTTCGTCTTCTCCCTGTACAACGAGGACCTGAAGCCCGGGGCGGGCACGGAACGGCACTGGGGGATGTTCTACCCGAACGGGTCCTCGGTGTACGACGTAGACCTCACCGGCAAGCACTactacgcgccgccgccgccgggccctGGGCCGGTGCCTGTGCCGCCGCCGGGGCCGGCGCCAGGGCCGGTGCCACCTCCAGGGCCGCCGGACAACAACCCGACCGACGAGGGCGTGTGGTGCGTGCTGGCGAccggcaagcccgtgaacgagacGGCGGTGCAGATCGCCCTGAACTACGCGTGCGAGCATGGCGGGGCGGCAACGTGCGCCGCCATACAGCAAGGCGGTGCGTGCTTCGAGCCCAACACCATCGACGCGCACGCCAGCTATGCGTTCAATTCCTATTGGCAGAAGTTTAAGAAGACTGGAGCTACCTGCTCGTTCAATGGCCTCGCGGTGAAGACCACCAAAGATCCAA GTTATGGAACATGCAAGTTCCCCACCTCTTCGGACCAGCCCGCCAAGGGCAAGTGGTGCGTGCTGTCGACCAGCAAGCCAGTGAACGAGACGGCCGTTGAGGCTGGCTTGAACTACGCCTGCGGCCAGGGCGGTACGGCCACATGCGCCGCCATCCAGCCTGGCGGTACGTGCTTCGAGCCCAACACCCTCGATGCGCACGCGAGCTACGCGTTCAATTCGTATTGGCAACAGTTCAAGAAGACTGGAGCAACGTGCTCGTTCAATGGCCTTGCAGAGACGACTACAAATGATCCAA ATGCACCTAGCTTATATGTTGTTGATGTAACAAACGCAGGCCATGGATCATGCAAGTTCCCCACCTCTTCGGACGAGACCGTCAAGGGTGAGTGGTGCGTGCTAGAGATTGGCAGCGGTAACGCGGTGaacgagacggcggtggaggccgGCCTGAACTATGCGTGCGGCAAGGCCACGTGTGCCGCCATCCAGCCCGGCGGTGCGTGCTACGAGCCCAACACCCTCGACTCGCACGCGAGCTATGCGTTCAATTCCTATTGGCAGCAGTTCAAGAATACCGGAGCCACCTGCTCGTTCAATGGCCTCGCGGTGAAGACCACCAAAGATCCAA GGAAAACTGGCTCAGAGCCGGTGAATGCTACTCCTTCTAGTGGGTTTCGATATTTCGCTCAAG GAAATAATCCTACCATGGCACACACGGTTGCTCGAGAGGAAGGGAATTTGGGTATTGCAATTTCATCAGGTCTGCCTGAAGACTCGGTGATGTCTTCAAAGCATTCCACTGTTTCTCTGAATGGAG AGAATAATATAGGAGATATTACTAAGAAGAATGTTAAGACTCCTGGTACAAGAGTTTACTTGGGAGGGCGGTATTCTAGTGAGGATATTGTGGCTTTTGGTGGTATTTCAGCTAGGGAAATGGACGTTCGAAAGAATCAGCTGTCAACCAAATGCTGA